One window of the Natronomonas marina genome contains the following:
- a CDS encoding DUF4013 domain-containing protein, protein MFREALSYPTRKPNGPRSVLLGGGVVFVASLFGATALLEGSLRYLAVLGVVPWLFLRGYYVRVVRTAIGRDRPTPPALDDPRRLFRDGLLSLVVSACYLLPGAVVIGPLVYARAVDADLETVYADLGLPTALAEAALSFTDFLALVAAMYLLGALYATPVAVARFAHADRVRAAFDVRRVVAGALTEDYAVAWAVSLLLQGLVFPFAYAFRVVLVGFFLHFVVAVGVRYCYGQGVGAALGLDPVVPDPGGSDRAEPTPGDSFTPARPRTGEDPLDERR, encoded by the coding sequence ATGTTCCGCGAGGCGCTGTCGTACCCGACGCGGAAGCCGAACGGCCCCCGGAGCGTCCTGCTCGGGGGCGGCGTCGTCTTCGTCGCTTCGCTCTTCGGCGCGACGGCGCTTCTGGAGGGGTCGCTGCGCTATCTGGCGGTTCTCGGTGTCGTCCCCTGGCTGTTCCTCCGGGGGTACTACGTGAGGGTCGTCCGGACGGCAATCGGCCGCGACCGGCCGACGCCGCCGGCCCTCGACGACCCCCGGCGGCTGTTTCGGGACGGCCTGCTGTCGCTTGTCGTCTCGGCGTGTTACCTGCTGCCGGGCGCCGTCGTCATCGGGCCGCTGGTCTACGCCCGCGCCGTCGACGCCGACCTCGAAACGGTGTACGCCGACCTGGGGCTACCGACCGCGCTCGCGGAGGCTGCCCTCTCGTTCACGGACTTTCTCGCGCTCGTGGCGGCGATGTACCTGCTCGGCGCGCTGTACGCGACGCCGGTCGCCGTCGCCAGGTTCGCCCACGCCGACCGGGTCCGGGCGGCCTTCGATGTCCGGCGGGTCGTCGCCGGCGCACTCACCGAGGACTACGCCGTCGCCTGGGCCGTCTCGCTGCTGCTGCAGGGCCTCGTTTTCCCCTTCGCGTACGCCTTCCGGGTCGTCCTCGTCGGGTTCTTCCTGCACTTCGTCGTCGCGGTCGGCGTCCGGTACTGCTACGGGCAGGGCGTCGGCGCCGCCCTGGGTCTCGACCCGGTCGTCCCGGACCCTGGCGGGAGCGACCGGGCGGAACCGACGCCCGGGGATAGCTTCACGCCCGCTCGCCCCCGGACCGGCGAGGACCCCCTGGACGAGCGCCGGTAG
- a CDS encoding mRNA surveillance protein pelota, whose translation MRIAHREDAEGGRERITVVPESLDDLWHLTYVLEPGDSVAGDTTRRIQRDDDKTRDTGGQREPMWVRLSVTDVEFAKFSNRLRVGGEIVDCSREDQLGFHHTLNVEEHDELEIEKVWQVDQLERLEEAVEAAEQPDVAVATVEEGAAHVHTVAQYGVEERASITGTTGKGEYARSREELFEELTAILKRLDVEAIILAGPGFTKGDALEYVESEAPAVAERIRTVDTASVGDRGVHEVLKRGAVEQVQTETRIAKEAELIDELMERIGEGAKVAYGIEEVAKAADYGAVETLLVLDERLRAERAGEGDWDLDVNDVVESVEQQGGDVTVFSHEFDPGQQLGNLGGIAALLRYRLE comes from the coding sequence ATGCGCATTGCCCACCGCGAGGACGCCGAGGGCGGCCGCGAGCGGATCACGGTCGTCCCCGAGAGCCTCGACGACCTGTGGCACCTCACCTACGTTCTGGAGCCGGGCGATTCGGTCGCCGGCGACACGACCCGACGTATCCAGCGCGACGACGACAAGACCCGCGACACCGGCGGCCAGCGCGAGCCGATGTGGGTCCGCCTCTCGGTGACCGACGTCGAGTTCGCCAAGTTCTCCAACCGACTGCGGGTCGGCGGCGAAATCGTCGACTGCTCCCGGGAGGACCAGCTCGGCTTCCACCACACGCTCAACGTCGAGGAGCACGACGAACTCGAGATCGAGAAGGTGTGGCAAGTCGACCAGCTCGAACGGCTCGAAGAGGCCGTCGAGGCGGCCGAACAGCCCGACGTCGCCGTCGCCACCGTCGAGGAGGGCGCCGCCCACGTCCACACCGTCGCCCAGTACGGCGTCGAGGAACGGGCCTCCATCACCGGGACGACGGGCAAGGGCGAGTACGCCCGCTCCCGGGAGGAACTGTTCGAGGAGCTGACAGCCATCCTGAAGCGGCTCGACGTCGAGGCCATCATCCTGGCCGGTCCCGGCTTCACGAAGGGCGACGCCCTTGAGTACGTCGAGAGCGAGGCGCCGGCCGTCGCCGAGCGGATACGGACCGTCGACACCGCGAGCGTCGGCGACCGCGGCGTCCACGAGGTGCTGAAGCGCGGCGCCGTCGAGCAGGTCCAGACCGAGACCCGCATCGCAAAGGAGGCCGAACTGATCGACGAGTTGATGGAGCGCATTGGCGAGGGCGCGAAGGTCGCCTACGGAATCGAGGAGGTGGCCAAGGCCGCCGACTACGGCGCCGTCGAGACGCTCCTGGTCCTCGACGAGCGGCTCCGGGCCGAACGCGCCGGCGAGGGCGACTGGGACCTCGACGTCAACGACGTCGTCGAGTCGGTCGAACAGCAGGGCGGCGACGTAACCGTCTTCTCCCACGAGTTCGACCCGGGCCAGCAACTCGGCAACCTCGGCGGCATCGCGGCGCTGTTGCGGTACCGGCTCGAGTAG
- a CDS encoding MBL fold metallo-hydrolase encodes MQVTFLGTGSAMPTGERYQTGLLLEDPDGDADPLLVDCGSGALHGLAATDVGYEGIGSVLLTHHHLDHVSDLMPLLKARWLAGETELEIVGPTGTESLVEDLLAVHDYMEGRFELSFREVEPDTFSVAGYDVEAVETVHSMYCLAYRFETDDAVFTFSGDSEATEAVADLADGSVLLAHDCSFPDGIDVDNHPTPAQLGEVLAGRDVGRVYLTHLYPHTDGEHEAMVESVREGFDGDVRVARDGLTVDVSERE; translated from the coding sequence ATGCAGGTCACCTTCCTCGGCACCGGGTCGGCGATGCCGACCGGCGAGCGCTACCAGACCGGGCTCCTCCTCGAGGACCCCGACGGCGACGCCGACCCGCTACTCGTCGACTGCGGCAGCGGCGCCCTCCACGGTCTCGCGGCGACCGACGTCGGCTACGAGGGCATCGGCAGCGTCCTCCTGACGCACCACCACCTCGACCACGTCTCCGACCTCATGCCGCTTCTGAAGGCGCGGTGGCTGGCCGGCGAAACGGAACTCGAAATCGTGGGACCCACGGGGACCGAGTCGCTAGTCGAGGACCTGCTCGCGGTCCACGACTACATGGAGGGCCGTTTCGAACTCTCCTTCCGGGAGGTCGAACCGGACACGTTCTCGGTCGCGGGCTACGACGTCGAGGCCGTCGAGACGGTCCACTCGATGTACTGTCTGGCCTACCGCTTCGAGACCGACGACGCCGTGTTCACTTTCTCCGGCGACTCGGAGGCGACCGAGGCCGTCGCCGACCTGGCCGACGGGTCGGTGCTCTTGGCGCACGACTGCTCGTTCCCCGACGGCATCGACGTCGACAACCACCCGACGCCCGCACAACTGGGCGAGGTGCTCGCGGGCCGGGACGTCGGCCGCGTCTACCTGACGCACCTCTACCCGCACACCGACGGCGAACACGAGGCGATGGTCGAGTCCGTCCGAGAGGGGTTCGACGGCGACGTGCGGGTCGCACGCGACGGCCTGACGGTCGACGTCTCCGAGCGGGAGTAG
- a CDS encoding ABC transporter permease, whose amino-acid sequence MSVGRLLLKRALLGLATVWATVSGVFLLFVGTEDWYLSAKLASANRNPDTTRAEIEQQRQAYLAERGLDGDLWEVYLEWMARTFTFQWGNSFEYGRSALEMVLQGVARTAAYVVPAVLLAVLVGLAIGVVTGMNSRSRGETGLRGLVYVGLGVPNFWIGALLLTLASGAAFIYTPIYAFGPGAGMPEIAVAEWTFLYSYVVPVLLLATTLVAAVVSYARAYSMQYYADDLTKLVRAKGGSRTDVARHVVRNAAVPLVSLLFTETLALIALSVFVIEATFAIDGIGSLYYNSIWTQDLPILLGGAMTFVALSVLSNVCQDLLHAVLDPRVDTASL is encoded by the coding sequence ATGAGTGTCGGCCGACTCCTCCTGAAGCGGGCCCTCCTCGGTCTCGCGACCGTCTGGGCGACCGTCTCGGGGGTATTCCTCCTGTTCGTCGGCACCGAGGACTGGTATCTGAGCGCCAAACTGGCCAGTGCGAACCGGAACCCGGACACGACTCGAGCGGAGATCGAACAGCAGCGCCAGGCGTACCTCGCCGAGCGGGGACTCGACGGCGACCTCTGGGAGGTCTACCTCGAGTGGATGGCACGAACGTTCACGTTCCAGTGGGGCAACTCCTTCGAGTACGGCCGGTCGGCACTCGAGATGGTGCTGCAGGGCGTCGCCCGGACCGCGGCCTACGTCGTGCCGGCCGTCCTGCTGGCCGTGCTCGTCGGCCTGGCCATCGGCGTCGTGACGGGGATGAACAGCCGCTCGCGGGGCGAGACCGGCCTGCGCGGGCTCGTCTACGTCGGGCTGGGCGTGCCGAACTTCTGGATCGGGGCGTTACTGCTCACCCTGGCGTCCGGAGCGGCCTTCATCTACACGCCCATCTACGCGTTCGGGCCCGGGGCGGGGATGCCGGAGATCGCCGTCGCCGAGTGGACGTTCCTCTACTCGTACGTGGTGCCCGTGCTGTTGCTCGCGACGACGCTCGTCGCGGCGGTCGTCAGCTACGCCCGGGCGTACTCGATGCAGTACTACGCCGACGACCTGACGAAACTCGTCAGGGCGAAGGGCGGCAGCCGCACGGACGTCGCCCGCCATGTGGTCCGCAACGCGGCGGTGCCGCTGGTCTCGCTGCTTTTCACCGAGACGCTCGCGCTCATCGCGCTGTCGGTGTTCGTCATCGAGGCCACCTTCGCTATCGACGGTATCGGGTCGCTGTACTACAACTCCATCTGGACCCAGGACCTCCCCATCCTGCTCGGCGGCGCCATGACGTTCGTCGCCCTGAGCGTCCTCAGCAACGTCTGTCAGGACCTGCTCCACGCCGTCCTGGACCCCCGGGTCGACACCGCCTCGCTGTAG
- a CDS encoding ABC transporter permease has product MNDSAENEPSTSRSAGPDREAAFERIDWEEVDDSGSLLSAERIALLVGLLVALATYVYFETQRRTILVRGWNIGNEDWLLLPAAAIVVAYGVVPLVVDGDTRTRVFSRLRTRIPTVLSLAFLVALLAVSLWATIEGFQPRVWFPGEGTTPSDLPPVGFGERATWEHPLGTDTFGYDMVDLLVVGSRPFAYLAVVTLGLIVPLATVVGMAAGYYGGRIDDFLMGYVDVQLSVPAILIYMVAYMFILNSMAMLLVAFGLLSWGGIARIVRSETLQRREEGYVRSAEAVGLEDRRILRRHLLPNVTNTVVPATFHLVAILVLSEAGLAFLGFLASYQSWGMTIAQGVGPVMLRQWWTSAFPGVMIGVTVVALKVAGDGLRDVLDPRGGP; this is encoded by the coding sequence ATGAACGACTCCGCAGAGAACGAGCCCTCCACCAGTCGCTCTGCCGGTCCGGACCGCGAGGCGGCCTTCGAGCGAATCGACTGGGAGGAGGTCGACGACTCGGGTTCCCTGCTGTCGGCGGAGCGTATCGCCCTCCTGGTCGGACTCCTCGTCGCGCTGGCCACGTACGTCTACTTCGAGACCCAGCGCCGAACCATCCTGGTTCGTGGCTGGAACATCGGCAACGAGGACTGGCTGCTCCTCCCGGCGGCCGCCATCGTCGTCGCCTACGGCGTCGTCCCGCTCGTGGTCGACGGCGACACGCGAACGCGGGTGTTCAGCCGACTCCGGACCCGGATTCCGACGGTCCTGAGTCTGGCCTTCCTCGTCGCGCTGCTCGCGGTCTCGCTGTGGGCGACCATCGAGGGGTTCCAGCCAAGGGTGTGGTTCCCCGGGGAGGGGACGACCCCGTCCGATCTGCCGCCGGTCGGCTTCGGCGAGCGGGCCACCTGGGAACATCCCCTCGGTACCGACACCTTCGGCTACGACATGGTCGACCTGCTCGTGGTCGGGTCCCGGCCGTTCGCCTACCTGGCGGTCGTGACGCTCGGGCTGATCGTCCCGCTGGCGACGGTCGTCGGCATGGCGGCCGGCTACTACGGCGGCCGAATCGACGACTTCCTCATGGGCTACGTCGACGTCCAGTTGAGCGTTCCCGCGATACTCATCTACATGGTCGCCTACATGTTCATCCTCAACTCGATGGCCATGCTTCTGGTCGCCTTCGGGCTGCTCTCGTGGGGCGGAATCGCCCGCATCGTCCGCAGCGAGACGCTCCAGCGCCGCGAGGAGGGGTACGTCCGCTCGGCGGAGGCAGTCGGCCTCGAGGACCGGCGCATCCTCCGGCGGCACCTCCTCCCGAACGTCACCAACACGGTCGTCCCGGCGACGTTCCACCTCGTCGCCATCCTGGTGCTCTCCGAGGCGGGGCTGGCGTTCCTCGGCTTCCTGGCCTCCTACCAGTCGTGGGGGATGACCATCGCCCAGGGCGTCGGCCCCGTCATGCTCCGGCAGTGGTGGACGTCCGCCTTCCCCGGCGTCATGATCGGCGTGACCGTCGTCGCGCTCAAGGTCGCGGGCGACGGCCTCAGGGACGTCCTCGACCCGCGGGGTGGCCCATGA
- a CDS encoding ABC transporter ATP-binding protein has product MSDALLTVEDLQTHLPTADGLVRAVDGVDFTVERGETVCLVGESGSGKTLTCDSITGLVGHPDADISGRVAFDERDLLAAGESTMRSVRGDRIGYVFQNAQSALDPVYTVGEQIVEAMSFHDTVDGTEGRERAVELLRTVGISRPEQRVDQYPHEFSDGMCQRAAIAIGLAAAPDLLIADEPTSAVDVTIQARIIDLLERIQAERDLSLLLVTHDLRVVSALADRVVVLYDGRVVERGPLSSVFGSPGHPYTQALLRSFTGDGERSDDAADGPAPDGCPFRNECPHAVDACAGQKPAFHAVGGATDHEAACVFHGPDRDPATVMAEAPRFGDGPGGASHE; this is encoded by the coding sequence ATGAGCGACGCCCTCCTGACCGTCGAGGACCTCCAGACCCACCTCCCGACGGCCGACGGTCTCGTCAGGGCCGTCGACGGCGTCGACTTCACCGTCGAACGCGGCGAGACTGTCTGTCTCGTCGGCGAAAGCGGCAGCGGCAAGACGCTGACCTGTGACTCGATCACCGGACTGGTGGGTCATCCGGACGCCGACATCTCCGGTCGCGTCGCGTTCGACGAGCGGGATCTCCTCGCTGCGGGGGAGTCGACGATGCGGTCCGTCCGGGGGGACCGCATCGGCTACGTGTTCCAGAACGCACAGAGCGCCCTCGACCCCGTCTACACGGTCGGCGAACAGATCGTCGAGGCGATGTCGTTCCACGACACCGTGGACGGGACCGAGGGCCGCGAGCGCGCCGTCGAGCTGCTGCGCACGGTCGGCATCTCCCGCCCCGAACAGCGGGTCGACCAGTACCCACACGAGTTCTCCGACGGGATGTGCCAGCGGGCCGCCATCGCCATCGGCCTCGCCGCGGCACCGGATCTCTTGATCGCCGACGAGCCAACCTCCGCCGTGGACGTTACCATCCAGGCCCGCATCATCGACCTCCTGGAGCGCATCCAGGCCGAGCGGGACCTCTCGCTCCTGCTCGTCACCCACGACCTCCGGGTGGTCTCGGCGCTGGCCGATCGGGTCGTCGTCCTGTACGACGGCCGGGTCGTCGAGCGCGGGCCGCTTTCGAGCGTCTTCGGGTCGCCGGGCCACCCCTACACCCAGGCGCTGCTGCGGAGTTTCACCGGCGACGGCGAGCGCAGCGACGACGCGGCGGACGGACCGGCACCCGACGGCTGTCCGTTCCGCAACGAGTGTCCCCACGCCGTCGACGCCTGTGCTGGCCAGAAGCCGGCGTTCCACGCCGTCGGCGGCGCGACCGACCACGAGGCCGCCTGCGTCTTCCACGGTCCCGACCGTGACCCCGCGACGGTTATGGCCGAGGCGCCGCGGTTCGGTGACGGCCCGGGAGGTGCATCTCATGAGTGA
- a CDS encoding ABC transporter ATP-binding protein, with product MSEDPLLEVRDLEKHFPITEGLFRRETGRVRAVDGVSFEVGHGETFGLVGESGCGKSTTALSLLRLEEPTGGEVRFDGEDVLEYDGAELRSFRRRVQLVLQDPDSAFNPRRTVGEAVAEPLEVHGIDDPERRRRVVEDTLERVGLSASDADDYPHEFSGGEKQRIAIARALVLNPDLIVADEPVSALDGRTKTDVLALLGDLQREFDLSVLLISHDIGLIRRFCDRIGVMYLGSLVETGTAAEVVEDPKHPYTRMLVSSVPSLDPAETSTAIETPSEELPDAADVPSGCRFHPRCPAIVPPESVELPRERWLDVVGFRFHLDDEWDDAATLRSSLSSAGGEVTSPESIRERFDLGDPLGDEAVEAAVADAAEAIANDDLERARTRLEAATETVCERHSPDRTVESDGRTVACHRYDPDEPGEPLADAGSGAGLE from the coding sequence ATGAGTGAGGACCCGCTGCTGGAGGTGCGGGACCTCGAGAAACACTTCCCCATCACCGAGGGGCTGTTCCGCAGGGAGACGGGCCGGGTGCGTGCCGTCGACGGCGTCAGCTTCGAGGTCGGGCACGGTGAGACGTTCGGGCTGGTCGGCGAGTCCGGCTGTGGGAAGTCGACGACGGCCCTCTCGCTGCTCCGCCTGGAGGAGCCGACCGGCGGCGAGGTCCGCTTCGACGGCGAGGATGTCTTGGAGTACGACGGCGCCGAGTTGCGGTCGTTCCGCCGCCGTGTCCAGCTGGTCCTCCAGGACCCCGACTCGGCGTTCAATCCCCGGCGGACCGTCGGCGAGGCCGTCGCGGAGCCGCTGGAGGTACACGGCATCGACGACCCAGAGCGACGACGGCGCGTCGTCGAGGACACCCTCGAGCGGGTCGGCCTCTCGGCGTCCGACGCCGACGACTACCCCCACGAGTTCTCCGGCGGCGAGAAACAGCGTATCGCCATCGCGCGGGCGCTGGTCCTCAACCCGGACCTCATCGTCGCCGACGAGCCGGTGAGCGCGCTCGACGGCCGGACGAAGACGGACGTGCTCGCGCTCCTTGGCGACCTCCAGCGGGAGTTCGACCTCTCGGTCCTGCTCATCAGCCACGATATCGGCCTGATCCGGCGGTTCTGTGACCGGATCGGTGTCATGTACCTCGGGTCGCTCGTCGAGACCGGGACCGCCGCCGAGGTCGTCGAGGACCCGAAACACCCCTACACCCGGATGCTCGTCTCGTCGGTCCCGTCGCTGGACCCCGCCGAGACATCGACGGCGATCGAGACTCCCTCCGAGGAACTCCCGGACGCCGCCGACGTGCCGTCCGGCTGCCGGTTCCATCCGCGGTGTCCGGCCATCGTCCCGCCGGAGTCCGTCGAGTTGCCGCGAGAGCGGTGGCTCGACGTCGTCGGGTTCCGCTTCCACCTGGACGACGAGTGGGACGACGCCGCGACGCTCCGCTCGTCGCTATCGTCGGCGGGCGGCGAGGTCACGTCCCCCGAGAGCATCCGCGAGCGGTTCGACCTCGGGGACCCGCTCGGCGACGAGGCCGTCGAGGCGGCCGTCGCCGACGCGGCCGAGGCGATAGCGAACGACGACCTCGAGCGTGCCCGAACCCGTCTGGAGGCGGCCACGGAAACGGTCTGCGAGCGACATTCGCCGGACCGGACCGTCGAGAGCGACGGACGAACCGTCGCCTGCCACCGGTACGACCCCGACGAGCCCGGCGAGCCGCTGGCGGACGCCGGCAGCGGGGCGGGCCTGGAGTGA
- a CDS encoding type IV pilin encodes MGVPTDRSRAAARGISPVIGVVLLASITVVLAALVATMAIGFQGKLQDPAPNGGFDQDYQPSGADNTDDRPYVEITHQVGRVVDAENIVIKDESGNTITWNDVWTGGPQVRAGEYVHLDGFASDGVLDPICEEGDTYWIILKNDEGETLMVNEWTAPTDPDLPPGSDSDDDGDGIPNWC; translated from the coding sequence ATGGGAGTACCCACCGATCGGTCCAGGGCTGCTGCCCGCGGCATCTCGCCAGTCATTGGCGTCGTGCTGCTGGCGTCGATAACCGTCGTGCTGGCCGCTCTGGTCGCGACGATGGCGATCGGCTTCCAGGGGAAGCTCCAGGACCCGGCCCCGAACGGCGGGTTCGATCAGGACTACCAGCCGAGCGGCGCGGACAACACCGACGACCGACCCTACGTCGAGATCACTCACCAGGTCGGCAGGGTGGTCGACGCCGAGAACATCGTGATCAAGGACGAATCCGGGAACACGATCACGTGGAACGACGTCTGGACGGGCGGGCCACAAGTGCGAGCCGGCGAGTACGTCCACCTCGACGGGTTCGCCAGCGACGGCGTGCTCGACCCGATCTGTGAGGAGGGCGACACCTACTGGATCATCCTCAAGAACGACGAGGGCGAGACGCTCATGGTGAACGAGTGGACGGCCCCGACCGACCCCGACCTCCCGCCGGGGTCGGACTCCGACGACGACGGCGACGGCATCCCGAACTGGTGTTGA
- a CDS encoding site-specific integrase: protein MSSDDRRGDARELSVRNALERFMRKRQTDATDRTLRSYRSRLTPFVEYCEDVGIETVGELRAYDIDEYDLQLRSRDLAATTIKGHLSTIRVFVQYLEEIDAVEEGLSDAISPPSLDAETESSDERLAATDAQRALSFFRDSREFFGVGMHAFLELAWHTGARMGSLRALDLEDYDSDSGVVHFRHQPSTGTPLKNKAGGERLVGIPAAACEAIDTYIARERSDKRDENGRQPLFAGRQGRQSFSTLRAWSYQATQPCLWTECPHGRRRPSCEWTERSHASKCPSSRSPHAIRTGSITWQLNQGLDIETVATRVNAAPSTIRRYYDAADQGEEFEERRQNVAETLDLSETQEDDNDD, encoded by the coding sequence GTGAGTAGCGACGACCGTCGCGGAGACGCTCGGGAGTTGTCCGTCCGGAATGCTTTGGAGCGGTTCATGCGCAAGCGACAGACCGATGCGACCGACCGGACGCTCCGGAGTTACCGCTCGCGTCTCACGCCGTTCGTGGAGTACTGCGAGGACGTCGGTATCGAGACTGTCGGTGAACTTCGCGCCTACGACATCGACGAGTACGACTTACAGTTGCGGTCCCGCGACCTGGCGGCGACGACAATCAAGGGCCACCTATCGACGATTCGCGTCTTCGTGCAGTATCTCGAGGAGATCGACGCCGTCGAGGAGGGCCTGTCGGACGCGATTTCGCCGCCGTCGCTGGATGCCGAGACCGAATCCAGCGACGAACGGCTGGCGGCCACCGACGCCCAGCGCGCGCTGTCGTTCTTCCGGGACTCTCGGGAGTTCTTCGGCGTTGGGATGCACGCCTTCCTCGAGCTGGCGTGGCACACGGGCGCTCGCATGGGATCACTCCGGGCGCTCGATTTGGAGGACTACGACTCGGACAGTGGCGTCGTTCACTTCAGACACCAACCGTCGACGGGGACGCCGCTGAAGAACAAAGCCGGCGGCGAGCGGTTGGTCGGTATCCCAGCGGCCGCCTGCGAGGCGATAGACACCTACATCGCCCGTGAACGCTCCGACAAGCGCGACGAGAACGGGCGACAGCCGCTCTTTGCCGGGAGGCAAGGCCGGCAATCCTTCTCGACTCTCCGAGCCTGGAGCTACCAGGCAACCCAGCCGTGTCTCTGGACCGAGTGTCCCCACGGCCGTCGCCGACCGAGTTGTGAGTGGACGGAGCGTAGTCACGCCAGCAAGTGCCCGTCCTCCCGGAGTCCGCACGCGATTCGGACCGGGAGCATCACCTGGCAACTGAACCAGGGTCTCGACATCGAAACCGTCGCCACGCGGGTAAACGCCGCACCGTCGACGATCCGACGGTACTACGACGCCGCTGACCAGGGCGAGGAGTTCGAAGAGCGGCGGCAGAACGTCGCGGAGACACTCGACCTATCAGAAACACAGGAGGACGACAACGATGACTAA
- a CDS encoding CopG family ribbon-helix-helix protein: MSTDIVSQADPREERTTIRVSTRTAAKLTDEFYTTSEGLRAAMRYCIAEAPLSEWPVPEQPVGADIRADSTRRVTVRVDQERLERLEAVVDRHNVPSPSRAVRDALREMLAGDLR, from the coding sequence ATGAGCACGGACATCGTCTCCCAGGCCGACCCCCGCGAGGAGCGCACCACCATCCGCGTCTCGACGCGGACGGCCGCTAAGCTCACCGACGAGTTCTACACCACCAGCGAGGGCCTCCGGGCGGCGATGCGGTACTGTATCGCGGAGGCTCCGCTGTCAGAATGGCCGGTCCCCGAGCAGCCGGTCGGCGCCGACATCCGGGCCGACTCGACGCGACGCGTCACAGTGCGCGTCGACCAGGAGCGGCTTGAGCGGCTGGAGGCCGTGGTCGATCGCCACAACGTTCCCTCGCCCTCGAGGGCGGTTCGGGATGCACTCCGAGAGATGCTGGCAGGTGATCTGCGATGA
- a CDS encoding transcriptional regulator yields MNEEMPQGKETVSDDEIVNAIESHDDPFVVAAEVAERFDHTRQWAHDRLQNLADEGRIQRKAAGKRSVIWWVD; encoded by the coding sequence ATGAACGAAGAGATGCCCCAAGGCAAGGAGACTGTATCCGACGATGAGATCGTCAACGCGATTGAGAGTCATGACGACCCGTTTGTAGTCGCGGCAGAGGTCGCAGAAAGGTTCGATCATACTCGCCAGTGGGCGCACGATAGATTGCAAAATCTTGCCGATGAGGGCCGAATACAGCGAAAAGCCGCCGGAAAACGTTCGGTGATATGGTGGGTCGATTAG
- a CDS encoding winged helix-turn-helix domain-containing protein, translating into MANERPRAENGTWEPETEPEEILDVMRPVEPYGTTEIAELLDLPQSTANYRLNKLADEGVIRKKKLHGQTVAWYRPPEGWGESK; encoded by the coding sequence ATGGCAAACGAGCGCCCGCGAGCGGAGAATGGGACCTGGGAGCCGGAGACGGAGCCCGAGGAGATACTCGACGTGATGCGACCCGTCGAGCCCTACGGGACGACCGAGATCGCCGAGTTGCTGGACCTCCCGCAGTCGACCGCGAACTACCGGCTGAACAAACTCGCAGACGAGGGCGTGATTCGGAAGAAGAAGCTCCACGGGCAGACGGTCGCGTGGTATCGCCCACCCGAGGGCTGGGGGGAATCGAAATGA